A single genomic interval of Vicia villosa cultivar HV-30 ecotype Madison, WI unplaced genomic scaffold, Vvil1.0 ctg.000010F_1_1, whole genome shotgun sequence harbors:
- the LOC131621647 gene encoding uncharacterized protein LOC131621647, protein MNSVKKLKSESTELPDCVISYIFSKLSLKNLVKTSALSKHWYHEWGSRKDLTFDLHNMFDYNTMPDLPIALPLFQPIQSQFAASLDNFMQKYPGDMIRSIRLNFPLDNDHTYAIDELVHKGVLKGANRIELLLAYKTDLKVDRESYKTDFKLEPYKFLFPHLSGPNSLTYLHLQNCHIAATMEFSGLKNLKTLVLTLVPVEQNMLQDLFLNTHLENLTLNLCWILSDLKINSTTLLHLKVICGRIRKTRNIDIVALNLLSIEYSSKFFLNQLHKVKINSQMLSKLTYRHAKKFNVEFSKLTNVTTIVLDHLLEGDVITHLFSNCPKLERATVNMCLFTCDLNIISATLRHLSIVRCYHKNDRTCKIDIHASNLSSFEFRGYNRTRSIISLQAPKLLKVFWDAGFNKINVNNYAKIAGLHHPENFAMPMTLSQISELTKEYLVQFKKLRQLELYIAGAYNPSMDNFWILDLAMASQHLQKLSLTIRNGHSEISHIDG, encoded by the exons ATGAACTCGGTTAAAAAACTCAAGAGTGAGTCAACCGAGTTGCCTGATTGTGTTATATCTTATATCTTTTCCAAGTTAAGTTTGAAGAATTTGGTGAAAACTAGTGCTTTGTCCAAACATTGGTATCACGAATGGGGATCAAGGAAGGACCTCACGTTTGATCTCCATAACATGTTTGATTATAATACAATGCCAGACTTACCAATAGCCCTTCCACTCTTTCAAccgattcaatctcaatttgccgCAAGTTTGGATAATTTCATGCAGAAATATCCCGGTGACATGATCCGTTCAATCCGACTCAATTTTCCATTAGATAATGATCATACTTATGCCATTGATGAATTGGTTCACAAAGGAGTTCTTAAGGGTGCCAATCGTATTGAGCTGCTATTAGCATATAAAACTGATTTAAAAGTAGATCGAGAGTCGTACAAAACTGATTTTAAATTAGAGCCATACAAATTTTTATTTCCTCACTTGTCTGGCCCTAATTCTCTCACATATCTACACCTACAGAACTGCCACATAGCAGCAACTATGGAATTTTCTGGATTGAAGAATTTGAAAACTCTTGTGTTGACTCTAGTTCCTGTGGAGCAGAATATGCTTCAGGATCTGTTTTTAAACACCCATCTTGAAAACTTGACTCTTAATCTATGTTGGATCCTATCTgacttaaaaataaatagtacAACATTGCTTCACTTGAAAGTTATCTGCGGTCGTATCAGGAAGACGAGAAATATTGATATTGTTGCCTTAAATCTCTTATCCATTGAATATTCTTCCAAGTTTTTCTTAAATCAATTACACAAGGTGAAAATTAACTCTCAAATGTTATCCAAGCTTACCTATAGACATGCTAAAAAATTTAATGTTGAGTTTTCTAAACTGACAAATGTTACAACAATTGTGTTGGATCATCTCCTTGAAGGTGATGTCATAACGCATTTGTTTTCTAACTGTCCCAAACTGGAACGTGCCACCGTTAACATGTGCCTGTTCACGTGTGATTTGAACATTATCAGTGCAACGTTGCGTCATTTGAGTATAGTTCGCTGTTACCATAAGAATGACCGTACTTGTAAGATTGATATTCATGCTTCGAATCTCTCATCCTTTGAATTTAGAGGTTACAATCGGACGAGAAGCATAATCTCTCTTCAGGCTCCAAAGTTATTGAAGGTTTTTTGGGATGCAGGTTTTAACAAGATAAATGTAAATAACTATGCTAAAATTGCAGGATTACATCATCCTGAAAATTTCGCTATGCCTATGACCCTTTCACAG ATATCCGAGTTAACGAAGGAGTATTTGGTTCAATTTAAGAAACTTAGACAATTGGAATTATATATTGCTGGAGCATATAATCCTAGTATGGACAACTTTTGGATTTTAGATCTTGCAATGGCTTCTCAACATCTCCAAAAACTTTCTCTAACA ATTAGAAATGGACATTCGGAGATATCACATATAGATGGTTAG